The region TTTGTATTGCTGAATACCCAGCCCTGTTCAGATTCCTATCATTTTCATCTACCagagataattattatttagaaGAACAACACTCTTGGACACACTCAAACAGAACAGAAAACCTCCTTCACCCCATTTTATGGGATAGcgagaaaagacaaaaacgtGCTACATTCACGTCCTTGATTTGGGGGGCAAGGGTGGTCTTATTTTTCCCACTATTTTGTCCAAGACTGTAATACATGCGTACAAATTCTACGCTGAATGATCCCTGCCCCAGGACCCTCCTTGCAAAAAAGTATATACTATACCTCTCTACCCTATGCATCTCCCTCACAAAACTTAATGACGCATTTCAACATTACTTGTGTTGTGCAGCTTCACCAAAATACCACCAAAACCTAGAACAAATCTGCTTCTGAACTGTCGGCCAatcttgtttaaaattttgaacacGAAACACAGCGTAAGAGCCAAAACcgtggaaaacaaaacaatgaaaggcTGTAAATTATGTTCATACCTCAACAAGTTGCGATTTATTAAGTCCAGGCCTGGTTTGCAGCTTATAATGTCGTTTATATCGCCTTAGCGTGTTAACTTGAAGCTGACAGAAATCGACCTGCGCGTACAAacgaaaaataacacacaaaaaTACAATTCAACACGAGTTAACATCACATAGACAAGACTGAAATGCCAGATGCTTTAATGGTTCAGTGGCTCAGATGGACGTGGTATTAAACGTACAGCTCTGGAAGATTGAGagatcataaaaaaataaaagaaataaaaagaaaaacacaagaaaaaataagaaaacatcaTGAATCTTACTTCAGTCATCTCAGTTTCATCATCCGAATCTTTGCGCTTTCTCTTGCTGCGAACACTTTGAATCATATTTTTGTGATGTTCGCATATGTAGATGTGTCTCgccttaaaaaaatttcaattataCATTTCTGAAATATATAGGCATTCAACATTGTAAAATCAAATAGCAAACTCAAGATTCGTTATATGGAAGGATTCGACTAAAGGAACTGATTTCTTACGTTCACATCCAAAGACAACTTGAGTTTTCTCTGAGAAACTGTCTTTTGAATTCGCTTCGAATAGCTCGCGTTACCAGCCTGTCGTTTACAGCGTTCACCGTCTTCTACCAGGCAGCAAATCTGCCTAACAGAAGAACTCGCTTCCTCCTGTTCGCTACGATATCCGTTCATCTCTAGCTTGCTCGATTGACATACGTTGGCCGCCGATCTTGAAAATCGCTCCTTTCCTGTTTGTTGTACCCATGTGTATGACGTCATGTCACATGGATGAACGACCGGAAGTTAGATTGCCATTACACGTTACTATAATCTGTTACTTTTCagaaaatcagcaaaaaatagaaaacagaAACGAGGTGACCCAAAAATTGGTAACATCCTGAAGCAAGTGAACAACCCACACTGATGTGTGCCGTGGGCTGCTCAAATTTCATTACACTCCAAACACATCTTGTCAAGCAGTGCAATATTTCAACAGCAATGCACACCTTTTGGATGAGTTTTCCGGCATTAAATAGCATCTGTAAATTTCAGGATGAGTTTTCCGGCATTAAATAGCATCtgtaaatttcatttaagGCGCAGCTTCGAACACAATTTGCCCGCAAGTGGATTTATGCGGGTTGTAGATGGTTATCGAGTTGCCTCGACAGTCGCCTCGCCAGCTTCAATTGATGACCAAAGGCGGGAAATCCTGACCAATCCTTGACTTCCAATAGTTGACGCGGGAGATGCGGATAAGCCGGCGGCCTTCGCTAACCCGTTTCATTCAAGGACGACAATTGCGCAGTtctcatttgttttcaatagCACTGATTGAGATATAAGTTGGAGTTGAAAGGACACTGAAAGTACCATGCCGAAGAGCGGTAAAGACCCCAACAAACCCAAGGGAAAACGAAACCCATACAGCTTATTCCTCCAGCAGGAAAGGGAAGcgatgaaaaaaatagaagctgATGCGATAGAGCTGAATGCAGAGGACGAAAATCCATCAAACTTTTTGGAGTTTTCGAAGGCTTGTGCGGAAAAATGGAAGGCGCTAGGAGAAGAGGAGAAGCAACCATACAAGGAAGCTGCCGAAAAGGATAAGATAAGGTATCAAAACGAAATGGCAAATTACACGCCGCCAGAAGTCAGGGGAAGTAAGACTCGAAGAGGAAAGAAACCGAAAGACAAAAACCGGCCAAAGGGAGCCAAGTAAGTAAGAGTAACTCTATCACAACATTAGAAACTGCTCGATTCAAGAGTTCTGTTCAGTTTCCTAGAATCAAGGAGACTTGcaaagtattgttttgttgattGATAAACTGTAGTGTTTTATGCAATAGTTCttttattcctttattcgctttGTGTTGAAGGGCTCTTTGCcccaatttaaaaataattcaatttaGCCGTCGCAAGCTTGTTTGTGCAAGGTTAGTTTAAGTTTAAACTCatcgttttatttttttagaaatCCGTTTATGTGCTTTAGCGAGTCAAGACGACCACAATTGAAGGACGCTAATCCAGAAGCTCCTACTaaggaaattgcaaaaatgctTGGAGAGTTGTGGAGAAACATGAGCGATCAAGAGAAGGAGCCCTATGTAAAACTGGCCCTGCGCGACAAGGAAAGATATGACGAGGAAATGACGGCCTTTATAAAAGGGGACTACGTTGTGCCTGCCGCAAGCATGCCGACAGACATGGTTGAGGCTGAGGAATAACTATCATGAAGAAATAGCTACATTTCTGTCTTACGCTTTGTTGTGTAGTTCCTTTAAACACGATTTAATGTTAATGACTGTAATTAAACAAAGCTATTGCTCCGGCCCAATCACACTGCTGTATCAGTTTGCGTTTATCAAAGTTGTTACGAAATTTGCGCTCCTCGAAGAAAAGTTAAATCATTgtgatttgaaaatacagtTTGCCTTTAGTTTACTGATTCAATAAAAGCTTTCTCTTACAGTGATCAAAATCTTGATCGATTACTGAATTACTCCACAATTCTGCCTTTCTCAATGTGATCAGaacgaaaaataattttcttttgcagcttCTAACCTTTGTGCGAGAAAGACAATTGCATGTCATCCCGTTGTTcttgttaattt is a window of Acropora palmata chromosome 4, jaAcrPala1.3, whole genome shotgun sequence DNA encoding:
- the LOC141878629 gene encoding histone deacetylase complex subunit SAP30L-like isoform X2; this translates as MTSYTWVQQTGKERFSRSAANVCQSSKLEMNGYRSEQEEASSSVRQICCLVEDGERCKRQAGNASYSKRIQKTVSQRKLKLSLDVNARHIYICEHHKNMIQSVRSKRKRKDSDDETEMTEVDFCQLQVNTLRRYKRHYKLQTRPGLNKSQLVESIQKHFKMIPCPEKETLAYFIYMIKTHKSKLDQKPDSN
- the LOC141878629 gene encoding histone deacetylase complex subunit SAP30 homolog isoform X1 gives rise to the protein MTSYTWVQQTGKERFSRSAANVCQSSKLEMNGYRSEQEEASSSVRQICCLVEDGERCKRQAGNASYSKRIQKTVSQRKLKLSLDVNARHIYICEHHKNMIQSVRSKRKRKDSDDETEMTEVDFCQLQVNTLRRYKRHYKLQTRPGLNKSQLVEALVVRSKPKVQMNESIQKHFKMIPCPEKETLAYFIYMIKTHKSKLDQKPDSN
- the LOC141878858 gene encoding high mobility group protein B3-like, with protein sequence MPKSGKDPNKPKGKRNPYSLFLQQEREAMKKIEADAIELNAEDENPSNFLEFSKACAEKWKALGEEEKQPYKEAAEKDKIRYQNEMANYTPPEVRGSKTRRGKKPKDKNRPKGAKNPFMCFSESRRPQLKDANPEAPTKEIAKMLGELWRNMSDQEKEPYVKLALRDKERYDEEMTAFIKGDYVVPAASMPTDMVEAEE